From a region of the Panicum virgatum strain AP13 chromosome 2K, P.virgatum_v5, whole genome shotgun sequence genome:
- the LOC120692399 gene encoding 40S ribosomal protein S13-1-like, with product MGRMYGPGKGMSSSVLPYARSAPGWVRSSAAEVEDAIVRAAKKGQLPSQIGTLLRDAHGVPLSHGVTGRKILRVLRARGLAPEVPEDLYSLIKKAVAIRKHLDRNRTDVEAKFRLILVESRVHRLTSYYRRAKKIPASWKYESITASALVA from the coding sequence ATGGGCCGCATGTACGGCCCCGGGAAGGGCATGTCCTCGTCGGTGCTGCCCTACGCTCGCTCCGCGCCCGGGTGGGTCAGGTCGtccgcggcggaggtggaggacgcGATCGTGCGCGCCGCCAAGAAGGGCCAGCTGCCGTCGCAGATCGGCACGCTGCTCCGCGACGCGCACGGCGTGCCGCTGTCCCACGGCGTCACGGGCCGCAAGATCCTGCGCGTGCTCAGGGCCCGCGGCCTCGCGCCGGAGGTGCCCGAGGACCTCTACTCCCTCATCAAGAAGGCCGTCGCGATCAGGAAGCACCTGGACAGGAACCGGACGGACGTGGAAGCCAAGTTCCGCCTCATCCTCGTCGAGAGCAGGGTCCACCGCCTCACCAGCTACTACCGCCGCGCCAAGAAAATCCCCGCCTCCTGGAAGTACGAGTCCATCACCGCGAGCGCTCTGGTGGCTTGA